From the Burkholderia mayonis genome, one window contains:
- a CDS encoding MDR family MFS transporter: protein MPTESSALPAPADAGRPGASVRLTIAALLLVLLLSALDQTIVSTALPTIVGELGGLEQLSWVVTAYLLSSTVVLPLYGKLGDLYGRKIVLQAAIVLFVVGSALCGLAQDMTQLIVLRALQGLGGGGLMVVTMAAIADLIPPDERGRFQGMFGGVYGIATVIGPLLGGFLVQHLSWRWIFYINLPLGALAFAVIGAAFKPHTAHVRHRIDYAGAAFLATALTCVVLFTSQGGTILPWSSPQLWLTLALGLVATAGFVYEERLAAEPIMPLALFRHRTFVLCSLIGFVVGLSLFGSVTFLPLYLQVVKGSTPSKAGMQLLPLMGGILATSIASGRLITKLGKYRLFPIAGTFVAGAAMLLLATLSLDTPLRAMYLYMALLGGGLGMVMPVIVLAVQNTVEFRHLGVATSGATLFRSIGGSLGVAAFGALFSNGLHARLAAALPPDAELPPSLGPSAVRQLPDTVRGAYLHAFASSLHTVYLCAAAVIAIAFALAWFVEDVPFRKKA from the coding sequence ATGCCTACCGAATCCTCCGCGCTGCCCGCCCCAGCCGACGCCGGCCGCCCGGGCGCGTCCGTGCGGCTCACGATTGCCGCGCTGCTGCTCGTGCTGCTGCTGTCGGCGCTCGATCAGACGATCGTGTCGACCGCGCTGCCGACGATCGTCGGCGAGCTCGGCGGCCTCGAGCAGCTGTCCTGGGTCGTCACCGCGTACCTGTTGTCGTCGACCGTCGTGCTGCCGCTGTACGGCAAGCTCGGCGATCTGTACGGGCGCAAGATCGTGCTGCAGGCGGCGATCGTGCTGTTCGTCGTCGGCTCGGCGCTGTGCGGGCTCGCGCAGGACATGACGCAACTGATCGTTTTGCGCGCGCTGCAGGGGCTCGGCGGCGGCGGGCTGATGGTCGTCACGATGGCGGCGATCGCCGATCTGATCCCGCCCGACGAGCGCGGCCGCTTTCAGGGGATGTTCGGCGGCGTGTACGGAATCGCGACGGTGATCGGGCCGCTCCTCGGCGGGTTTCTCGTCCAGCACCTGTCATGGCGCTGGATCTTCTACATCAATCTGCCGCTCGGCGCGCTCGCGTTCGCGGTGATTGGCGCGGCGTTCAAGCCGCACACCGCGCACGTGCGGCATCGGATCGACTACGCGGGCGCCGCGTTCCTCGCGACCGCACTCACCTGCGTCGTGCTGTTCACGAGCCAGGGCGGCACGATCCTGCCGTGGTCGTCGCCGCAGCTATGGCTCACGCTCGCGCTCGGCCTCGTCGCGACGGCGGGCTTCGTCTACGAGGAACGCCTCGCCGCCGAGCCGATCATGCCGCTCGCGCTGTTCCGCCACCGGACCTTCGTGCTGTGCAGCCTGATCGGCTTCGTCGTCGGTCTGTCGCTGTTCGGTTCGGTCACGTTCCTGCCGCTCTATCTGCAGGTCGTCAAGGGCTCGACGCCGTCGAAGGCCGGCATGCAGCTACTGCCGCTGATGGGCGGGATACTCGCGACGTCGATCGCGAGCGGGCGGCTCATCACGAAGCTCGGCAAGTATCGCCTCTTTCCGATCGCGGGCACGTTCGTCGCCGGCGCGGCGATGCTGCTCCTCGCGACGCTGTCGCTCGACACGCCGCTGCGCGCGATGTACCTGTACATGGCGCTGCTGGGCGGCGGACTCGGCATGGTGATGCCCGTCATCGTGCTCGCGGTGCAGAACACGGTCGAGTTCCGGCATCTGGGTGTCGCGACGTCCGGCGCGACGCTGTTTCGCTCGATCGGCGGCTCGCTCGGCGTCGCCGCGTTCGGCGCGCTGTTCTCGAACGGGCTGCACGCGCGACTCGCGGCCGCGCTGCCGCCCGACGCGGAGCTGCCGCCGTCGCTCGGCCCCTCGGCCGTCCGCCAGTTGCCCGACACGGTGCGCGGCGCGTATCTGCACGCGTTCGCGAGCTCGCTGCACACGGTCTATCTGTGTGCAGCGGCGGTGATTGCGATCGCATTCGCGCTCGCGTGGTTCGTCGAAGACGTGCCGTTCAGGAAAAAAGCGTGA
- a CDS encoding methyl-accepting chemotaxis protein, producing MNAFFSRFSIRTRIFSTLGLVAVLLTITGVIGFFSMQNSNAALDDAYTRQLAAKTALASSSLNLAITRTTLDRVILHPEAPDTANTIAKAEQYLAASDRGWRDYDALPRSDDEKALAGQANAARRALVDDALKPMIDALKAGRHDDADRLMMTVAPPLSVAWTKATTALDDARAAYGKAAHGDAEQMYVWLRLALGGGIVFGLAACLGCAIGLHFAISQPLVRILTHLRRLSDGDLTTELRWTSHDEMAELVTGLTTMQRSLSDTVRKVTDGSESIATATRQIAAGNTDLSQRTEEQAAALQQTAASMEQLTATVKQNADNAREAQNCADTATNIATKGATVVGEVVGTMAEIDQSSQKVADIIGTIEGIAFQTNILALNAAVEAARAGEQGRGFAVVAGEVRTLAQRSASAAKEIKALIGESVERVATGSRLVGSAGDTMQEIQRAIARVTGIMTEISAASNEQRDGIEQVNRAVSQMDQVSQQNAALVEQAAAAAASLEEQADGLRRTVGAFRVA from the coding sequence ATGAACGCTTTTTTTTCCCGCTTTTCGATTCGCACCCGGATCTTCTCGACGCTCGGGCTCGTCGCCGTGCTGCTGACGATCACGGGCGTGATCGGCTTCTTCAGCATGCAGAACTCGAACGCCGCGCTCGACGACGCGTACACGCGGCAACTCGCGGCGAAGACGGCGCTCGCGTCGTCGAGCCTCAACCTCGCGATCACGCGCACGACGCTCGATCGCGTGATCCTGCATCCGGAGGCGCCCGACACCGCGAATACGATCGCGAAGGCGGAGCAGTACCTGGCCGCGTCGGACCGCGGCTGGCGCGATTATGACGCGCTGCCCCGCAGCGACGACGAGAAGGCGCTCGCCGGTCAGGCGAACGCCGCGCGCCGCGCGCTCGTCGACGATGCGCTCAAGCCGATGATCGACGCGCTGAAGGCGGGCCGGCACGACGATGCCGATCGTCTGATGATGACGGTCGCGCCGCCGCTGTCGGTTGCGTGGACGAAGGCGACAACCGCGCTCGACGACGCGCGCGCAGCGTACGGCAAGGCGGCCCACGGCGACGCCGAGCAAATGTACGTGTGGCTGCGGCTCGCGCTCGGCGGCGGGATCGTGTTCGGTCTCGCCGCATGCCTCGGCTGCGCGATCGGCCTGCATTTCGCGATCTCACAGCCGCTCGTGCGGATCCTCACGCACCTGCGCCGCTTGTCTGACGGCGATCTGACGACCGAACTGCGCTGGACGTCGCACGACGAAATGGCCGAGCTCGTGACCGGCCTGACGACGATGCAGCGCAGCCTGTCCGACACGGTGCGCAAGGTGACGGACGGCTCCGAGTCGATCGCGACCGCGACGCGCCAGATCGCGGCCGGCAACACCGACCTGTCGCAGCGCACCGAGGAGCAGGCGGCCGCGCTGCAGCAGACCGCGGCGAGCATGGAGCAACTGACCGCGACGGTGAAGCAGAACGCGGACAACGCGCGCGAAGCGCAGAACTGCGCCGACACCGCGACCAACATCGCGACGAAGGGCGCGACGGTCGTGGGCGAGGTGGTCGGCACGATGGCCGAGATCGATCAGAGCTCGCAGAAGGTGGCCGACATCATCGGCACGATCGAAGGGATCGCGTTCCAGACCAACATCCTCGCGCTCAATGCGGCGGTCGAGGCGGCGCGCGCGGGCGAACAGGGCCGCGGCTTCGCGGTCGTCGCGGGCGAGGTGCGCACGCTCGCGCAGCGCTCCGCATCGGCGGCGAAGGAGATCAAGGCGCTGATCGGCGAATCGGTCGAGCGGGTGGCGACGGGCTCACGCCTCGTCGGCTCGGCGGGCGACACGATGCAGGAGATCCAGCGCGCGATCGCGCGCGTGACGGGCATCATGACCGAGATCTCGGCCGCGTCGAACGAGCAGCGCGACGGCATCGAGCAGGTGAACCGCGCTGTGTCGCAGATGGATCAGGTGTCGCAGCAGAACGCGGCGCTCGTCGAGCAGGCGGCGGCCGCCGCCGCGTCGCTCGAAGAGCAGGCGGACGGGTTGCGCCGCACGGTCGGCGCATTCCGCGTCGCCTGA
- a CDS encoding ATP-dependent helicase, which yields MARIIPDDWKNLAATGAAERERETLATLERMLPDAYTVYHGVHWTRADQNFSVFGEANFVIVSPAGRVLVIEQKAGFLRETPKGLAKVYLQTERNVSIQLARTLENLHRRLTAAFGAGAYGVEELLYCPDYTVKNPAIAGVAPARIVDATRRREFAARIVDALPADEPPFPSVAKIHHFLADELSLTPDTSALVGQADTLVTRLSGGLATWARRLEFTPFRLRVIATAGSGKTQLAVQAMRDAISAGKRVLYVCFNRPLADHVARIAPEGAKIANYHQLCDWVARDGGHVPDFGTRDAFAQLEARFAHTPVAERWRFDTLIVDEGQDFQPPWAAALERLVAPGGAWWWLEDPLQNLYMRDSVPLPGWVTLKETTNYRSPRDILDYVRDVVGGVEPLATELASGSPFGGSEISISAYDATDTESAAQACIDATKRAVTHALALGFRKQDIAVLSFRGREGSAFTALDQLGPHRVKSFTGKYDLFGNPEYREGDVLLDSIYRFKGQAAPCVILTEVDFDTFDARAARKLFVGATRATMKLIVVASRRAAERIAPSA from the coding sequence ATGGCCCGCATCATTCCCGACGACTGGAAGAACCTCGCCGCCACGGGCGCGGCGGAGCGCGAGCGCGAGACGCTCGCGACGCTCGAACGGATGCTGCCCGACGCCTACACCGTCTACCACGGTGTGCACTGGACGCGCGCCGACCAGAATTTCTCGGTGTTCGGCGAAGCGAATTTCGTGATCGTGAGCCCGGCCGGACGCGTGCTGGTGATCGAGCAGAAGGCGGGCTTCCTGCGCGAAACCCCGAAGGGGCTCGCCAAGGTCTATCTGCAGACCGAACGCAACGTGTCGATCCAGCTCGCGCGCACGCTCGAGAACCTGCATCGGCGGCTCACCGCCGCGTTCGGTGCGGGCGCGTACGGCGTCGAGGAACTGCTGTACTGCCCGGACTACACGGTGAAGAATCCGGCGATCGCGGGCGTCGCGCCCGCGCGGATCGTCGACGCGACGCGCAGGCGCGAATTCGCCGCGCGCATCGTCGATGCGCTGCCCGCCGACGAACCGCCCTTTCCGAGCGTCGCGAAAATCCACCATTTCCTCGCGGACGAGCTGTCGCTGACGCCCGACACGAGCGCGCTCGTCGGCCAGGCAGACACACTCGTCACCCGGCTGTCGGGCGGCCTCGCCACGTGGGCGCGCCGGCTCGAGTTCACGCCATTCCGGCTGCGCGTGATCGCGACCGCGGGCTCCGGCAAGACGCAGCTCGCGGTGCAGGCGATGCGCGACGCGATCTCGGCGGGCAAGCGCGTGCTGTACGTGTGCTTCAACCGGCCGCTCGCCGATCATGTCGCGCGGATCGCGCCCGAAGGCGCGAAGATCGCGAACTACCACCAGCTCTGCGACTGGGTCGCGCGCGACGGCGGCCACGTGCCCGACTTCGGCACGCGCGACGCGTTCGCGCAACTGGAAGCGCGCTTCGCGCACACGCCGGTCGCCGAGCGCTGGCGGTTCGATACGCTGATCGTCGACGAAGGCCAGGACTTCCAGCCGCCATGGGCGGCCGCGCTCGAGCGGCTCGTCGCGCCGGGCGGCGCGTGGTGGTGGCTCGAAGATCCGCTTCAGAATCTCTACATGCGCGACAGCGTGCCGCTGCCCGGCTGGGTGACGCTCAAGGAAACGACCAACTACCGGAGCCCGCGCGACATCCTCGACTACGTGCGCGACGTCGTCGGCGGCGTCGAGCCGCTCGCGACCGAGCTCGCGTCGGGCAGCCCGTTCGGCGGATCGGAGATCTCGATCTCCGCTTACGATGCGACGGACACGGAATCCGCCGCGCAAGCCTGCATCGACGCGACGAAGCGCGCGGTCACGCATGCGCTGGCGCTCGGCTTTCGCAAGCAGGACATCGCGGTGCTGTCGTTCAGGGGACGGGAGGGCTCGGCGTTCACGGCGCTCGACCAGCTCGGCCCGCACCGCGTGAAAAGCTTCACCGGCAAGTACGACCTGTTCGGAAATCCGGAATATCGGGAAGGCGACGTGCTGCTGGATTCGATCTATCGCTTCAAAGGGCAGGCGGCGCCGTGCGTGATCCTGACCGAAGTCGACTTCGACACGTTCGACGCGCGCGCGGCGCGCAAGCTGTTCGTCGGCGCGACGCGCGCGACGATGAAGCTGATCGTCGTCGCGTCGCGGCGGGCAGCGGAGCGGATCGCGCCCTCCGCATGA
- a CDS encoding PAAR domain-containing protein produces MRRYDIVKGDLTTVGGIVQGGDGGDLLNGREQAYEHDPVSCPVCKTVGKIACDGPRISSTGPDGRQVALSDDLCICMCSPPPKLVASQTVSHIEI; encoded by the coding sequence ATGCGGCGATATGACATTGTGAAAGGCGACCTGACGACAGTCGGCGGCATCGTCCAAGGGGGCGATGGAGGCGATCTGCTGAATGGTCGCGAACAGGCATATGAGCACGACCCGGTGTCGTGTCCGGTGTGTAAAACCGTCGGCAAGATCGCGTGCGATGGCCCACGGATTTCGAGCACGGGACCGGATGGGCGGCAGGTGGCGCTAAGCGACGATCTTTGTATCTGCATGTGTTCGCCGCCGCCGAAGCTCGTTGCATCTCAAACAGTTTCGCATATCGAAATCTGA
- a CDS encoding T6SS immunity protein Tli4 family protein, translating into MLTRIARILIVVAGVCASSITYSGEPTMTNPLLSKPRPWCVGRFVFDRPATSEISNQRYEFRGEKLETKYNVSFDSYQAKIKAREKELHTKKRFDPGNSSKETNHVWLEQAFSPTKNSRVFVFLDAYTEGVRLPFDTESFVFDGGTLFHATGRIGSAAIGKAEDIYNDTIRRIKARDNWTVPTDSGFCFDGGIVTGSSTYTEEVSQSFALMPGRPALLVIQMRESISQDQGKPLTKTLPELRAQMDRVAGGGSYRILRQGKRTVGGVDGEEVLFELKDGPITSYRFYLLAPGDPSTLARPHTAIQLLLGAPSPDLPPDQATSPVDEAGALQTWDTLLNSLRLRPGAV; encoded by the coding sequence ATGCTGACTCGTATTGCACGAATTCTGATTGTGGTGGCGGGCGTGTGCGCCAGTTCGATAACCTACTCCGGGGAACCGACAATGACCAATCCTTTGTTGTCCAAGCCGCGTCCGTGGTGTGTCGGCCGCTTTGTGTTCGATCGCCCCGCGACGAGTGAAATTTCGAACCAGCGATACGAGTTCCGCGGTGAAAAATTGGAGACAAAATATAATGTCTCATTTGATTCGTATCAAGCCAAAATAAAGGCACGAGAAAAAGAACTGCACACAAAGAAACGATTCGATCCTGGAAATAGTAGTAAGGAAACGAATCATGTATGGCTGGAGCAGGCATTCTCGCCGACGAAAAATTCTAGAGTTTTTGTCTTTCTGGACGCCTATACCGAAGGTGTTCGGTTGCCATTTGATACGGAGAGTTTTGTATTTGATGGAGGCACGTTGTTTCACGCTACGGGTAGGATTGGATCGGCAGCAATCGGGAAAGCGGAAGATATTTATAACGATACGATACGTCGCATCAAGGCACGCGATAACTGGACGGTGCCGACGGATTCGGGCTTCTGTTTCGATGGCGGAATCGTGACAGGTTCGTCCACGTACACGGAAGAAGTGAGCCAGTCCTTCGCTCTAATGCCGGGACGTCCGGCGTTACTGGTGATCCAGATGCGGGAGTCCATCAGTCAGGATCAAGGGAAACCCTTGACCAAGACCTTACCCGAACTCCGTGCGCAGATGGATCGGGTTGCCGGCGGTGGGAGCTATCGAATCTTGCGCCAAGGCAAGCGCACGGTGGGCGGAGTGGACGGCGAGGAAGTACTGTTCGAACTGAAGGATGGCCCGATTACGTCGTATCGTTTCTACCTGCTGGCTCCGGGCGACCCGAGCACGCTCGCGAGACCGCATACAGCAATCCAATTGTTGCTTGGTGCTCCCTCTCCCGACCTGCCGCCGGATCAGGCAACATCGCCCGTGGACGAGGCTGGCGCGCTGCAAACGTGGGACACGCTGCTGAATAGCTTGCGATTGCGTCCGGGCGCGGTCTGA
- a CDS encoding esterase/lipase family protein — protein sequence MSDNQTDNAGGGAPSDGDPAEQEVVQVMGRTAPDGSSYGHFTLTPASDTRSKELLCDVRPIIPVIFLPGVMGSLLTNTDTGDEMFFAPNTDGMLGDLGALPALLGLWFKGSSTRETQFDPTKAAVTPHGPINVGKHGKNDSPEQYVDEAEARRRGWGSIHRTSYHPVLAWLEEQLNRPKFMGKPHGVWVTPDPTGKTWALKPLLGTEPADYGAIEAGAQGKGQAIDAESDAFNRFIKYRYRVYAIGYNWLQSNEKSGFDVVNGSDYKDPKTKKITRLMGIKEIIAENHTDKAIILTHSMGGLVARMAIAMHGAGNLMYGVFHNVLPATGAPIAAKRFRTGAGNEGVLKGFINGSLVGNNAAEFTAVAANAPGPLELLPMPDYHKGEPWWIFARINGDPVIQLPKDGNAYRDIYANSKWYGLVPDPSLLDPAGIVKARLDINNKSNNVAENFAMTIKDIVDKQNKIKDTYHEKTYVAYSDGGLKPKWQSASNDEKGKLIIEPGEKLEDLLGWGTVIWTGNLPSDVTEEELRSATFLHVDPNSDSGKGNLRIYLESRKLTVEFEVQKVAKLPPGSTTTDPSKNGIVPGDGTVPVWSAEAPASSASGGAAPGVQMVFAQGGYEHQFSYNHPWTRWALLYSIVQIAHEAPEPSC from the coding sequence ATGAGCGATAACCAAACTGACAACGCGGGCGGCGGTGCGCCGTCCGATGGCGATCCTGCCGAGCAAGAGGTCGTGCAGGTGATGGGGCGCACTGCCCCGGATGGATCGTCGTACGGCCACTTTACGTTGACGCCAGCGAGCGACACGCGCAGCAAGGAATTGTTGTGCGACGTGCGACCCATCATTCCGGTGATCTTCCTGCCGGGCGTCATGGGCTCGCTCTTGACGAACACCGATACCGGCGACGAGATGTTCTTCGCACCGAACACGGACGGGATGCTGGGGGACTTGGGCGCACTTCCCGCGCTGCTTGGATTGTGGTTCAAGGGCTCGTCCACGCGCGAAACGCAGTTCGATCCGACCAAGGCGGCAGTGACGCCGCATGGGCCGATCAACGTCGGCAAACATGGCAAGAACGATAGCCCGGAGCAGTACGTGGACGAGGCGGAAGCGCGCCGTCGGGGCTGGGGGTCGATACATCGGACCAGCTATCACCCGGTTTTGGCTTGGCTGGAAGAACAACTCAATCGGCCGAAGTTCATGGGGAAGCCGCATGGTGTTTGGGTGACGCCCGACCCAACGGGTAAGACGTGGGCGCTCAAGCCGTTGCTTGGAACCGAACCGGCCGACTATGGGGCGATTGAAGCAGGGGCGCAGGGCAAGGGGCAAGCGATCGATGCCGAATCGGACGCGTTTAATCGCTTTATCAAGTACCGATATCGGGTCTATGCGATTGGCTATAACTGGCTGCAATCGAACGAGAAATCCGGATTCGACGTCGTGAACGGCTCTGATTACAAAGATCCGAAGACCAAGAAGATTACGCGCCTGATGGGGATCAAGGAAATCATTGCGGAGAACCATACCGACAAGGCGATCATTCTGACGCACTCGATGGGCGGACTGGTAGCGCGGATGGCGATCGCGATGCACGGTGCGGGGAACCTGATGTATGGGGTGTTTCACAACGTCTTGCCCGCAACGGGTGCGCCGATTGCGGCGAAGCGGTTCAGGACCGGAGCCGGTAACGAGGGCGTGTTGAAAGGCTTCATCAACGGCAGCTTGGTCGGGAACAACGCGGCGGAGTTCACGGCGGTTGCAGCGAATGCACCGGGGCCGTTGGAGCTATTGCCGATGCCGGATTATCACAAGGGCGAGCCGTGGTGGATATTTGCGCGGATCAATGGTGATCCGGTAATTCAGTTACCGAAAGACGGCAATGCGTACCGCGATATTTACGCGAATTCAAAGTGGTATGGATTGGTCCCTGATCCATCGTTGCTCGACCCGGCTGGAATTGTAAAAGCGCGGCTTGATATTAATAATAAAAGTAATAATGTGGCTGAAAATTTCGCAATGACAATAAAAGATATCGTTGACAAACAAAATAAAATTAAAGATACGTACCATGAAAAAACATATGTTGCGTACAGTGATGGTGGCTTGAAGCCAAAATGGCAATCCGCATCGAACGATGAAAAAGGTAAGCTAATCATAGAGCCGGGCGAGAAACTTGAAGATCTATTGGGGTGGGGCACAGTAATCTGGACTGGGAATTTGCCGTCTGATGTGACGGAAGAAGAACTGCGTTCAGCGACTTTCTTGCATGTCGATCCCAATTCGGATTCCGGTAAGGGAAACCTGCGAATCTATCTGGAGTCGCGCAAGCTGACCGTCGAATTCGAGGTGCAGAAAGTGGCGAAGCTTCCTCCTGGTAGCACCACGACCGATCCTAGCAAGAATGGCATCGTTCCAGGTGACGGCACGGTGCCTGTATGGTCGGCGGAAGCCCCTGCAAGCAGCGCAAGTGGCGGTGCGGCTCCAGGTGTACAAATGGTATTTGCTCAAGGTGGCTACGAGCATCAGTTCAGCTACAACCATCCATGGACCCGATGGGCATTGCTCTATAGCATTGTACAAATTGCGCACGAGGCGCCGGAGCCGTCATGCTGA
- a CDS encoding type VI secretion system Vgr family protein: protein MVLRPSTLGELKYRDLYEAVHRGMLQRDRLLMLDTPLGKNALIPLRARGSSGIGGDYHWTVDVASLNDDTALLSLMHHPVTLWIQQRTTLYADPVYRPVHGFVHQVSYLGGDGGLSTYQLEFSSALIFLSYSRNDEGWLEKDAREIISEILNRYPQLRGRFRFDLTREPVVRSWCRQSESDLHFVHRLLEEEGWYFYWVHEPTSEGEPPKTTLVILDGVSSLPEAKPAEYYRGNTDHEADGFTQWVIMQTMQSLQFISRSFDYKRPASHFEASSALPSTTYVEDDGRHRYIRGIPRAPMTIYEPTAYGYADTDSGEARAHRRVQVWESHARRYFGVSGLRWLDAGLRFTLNNHPRHADSDPKKREFLVIEARWFIENNVPIGQQVTEYPRSLRATLAEQQAVHDTHFTTPGHVQDGTTGFFVMEVEAQETSVEYRSPLVHRKPPMTIEHAIVVTQEGMEAWTNERNQVRVHFAWDRKNPDGTFGSSPLLSAMQADTGNGYGSVHVPRAGEWVLVAYWGNDCDKPFILGRVNGGTTPSQWHSNVLLSGFQSQGFGGTGAYNAFVHDDATHQSGTRIISYTGKSYAALMQGYLIQQDGNTRGRYLGSGFALHADEFGAVSASKGLSISTHAKGYDDEQMSADEARTQLQQAGMLVESLSSASTTAQAETLQAGQDALKGLSKEIQYAVSGSTSGGVTAGGGTGNANGFAQPNILVSTPKDLALVADRSAHIVAEGEANIVSNGNTHVATGKSMIVAAAEKLSFFAQKFGAFFVTAKGPIKLSANTDDVSINAGKDVMMKAKRIVLDADEIWIKAGGSYTRWTAGGIEDGTQGPRTVKSASFSRQGPSSVAQHLNSLPQAKFNDPYVLRNQITGEVMKNHPYEIVRGDGTRIKGMTNELGHIAEQKNEDVESLKLHALRPTPSADDTSA from the coding sequence ATGGTACTCAGACCATCCACGCTCGGGGAACTGAAATATCGCGACCTCTATGAGGCCGTCCACCGGGGAATGCTTCAGCGTGACCGGCTGTTGATGCTGGACACCCCGCTCGGCAAAAACGCTTTGATTCCATTGCGGGCGCGCGGATCGTCCGGCATCGGCGGCGACTACCACTGGACGGTCGATGTTGCATCGCTGAACGACGACACCGCGTTGCTTTCGTTGATGCACCACCCCGTTACCCTTTGGATTCAGCAGCGGACTACGCTGTATGCCGATCCGGTTTATCGTCCGGTGCACGGCTTTGTGCATCAGGTCAGCTATCTGGGCGGGGACGGCGGTCTATCAACGTACCAGCTCGAATTTTCCTCTGCCCTGATTTTCCTGAGCTATTCCCGCAACGACGAGGGATGGCTCGAAAAAGATGCGCGCGAAATCATTTCGGAAATACTCAATCGGTATCCGCAGCTTCGGGGACGGTTCCGCTTCGATCTGACGCGTGAGCCGGTTGTGCGCTCGTGGTGCCGGCAAAGCGAGTCCGACCTGCATTTTGTACACCGCCTTCTCGAAGAAGAAGGTTGGTATTTCTATTGGGTACATGAGCCAACGAGCGAAGGCGAGCCGCCAAAGACGACGCTCGTCATTCTGGATGGCGTGTCGTCACTGCCGGAGGCAAAACCAGCCGAATACTATCGTGGCAATACCGACCACGAGGCCGACGGGTTCACGCAATGGGTGATCATGCAGACGATGCAGAGCCTGCAATTCATATCCCGCTCGTTCGATTACAAACGGCCAGCCTCGCATTTTGAGGCGAGCAGCGCGTTGCCATCGACGACCTATGTAGAAGACGATGGGCGACACAGGTACATACGTGGCATTCCGCGCGCTCCGATGACGATCTACGAGCCAACTGCCTACGGTTATGCCGACACGGACAGCGGCGAGGCGCGTGCGCATCGCCGCGTGCAAGTCTGGGAATCACACGCGCGCCGGTATTTCGGCGTCAGTGGTCTACGGTGGCTCGATGCGGGATTACGGTTCACCTTGAACAACCATCCGCGCCATGCGGACAGTGACCCGAAGAAGCGGGAATTCCTCGTGATCGAGGCGCGCTGGTTTATCGAAAACAACGTGCCGATTGGTCAGCAGGTGACCGAATATCCGCGTAGTCTGCGTGCGACACTGGCCGAGCAGCAGGCGGTACATGATACGCATTTCACGACGCCGGGGCACGTGCAGGATGGCACGACGGGCTTCTTCGTGATGGAGGTTGAAGCGCAGGAGACGAGCGTCGAATATCGTAGCCCGCTTGTGCATCGGAAGCCGCCGATGACGATTGAGCATGCCATCGTCGTCACGCAAGAAGGGATGGAGGCGTGGACGAATGAACGCAATCAGGTCCGCGTGCATTTCGCGTGGGACCGGAAGAATCCAGACGGCACGTTCGGATCGTCGCCGCTGCTGTCGGCCATGCAGGCCGATACGGGTAACGGCTATGGATCGGTTCACGTGCCGAGAGCCGGCGAATGGGTTCTCGTCGCTTATTGGGGAAACGATTGCGACAAGCCGTTCATTTTGGGGCGCGTCAACGGCGGCACGACCCCTTCGCAATGGCATTCGAATGTTCTGCTGTCGGGATTCCAGTCGCAAGGGTTTGGCGGCACGGGCGCATACAACGCATTTGTCCACGACGACGCCACGCATCAAAGCGGCACGCGGATCATCAGCTACACGGGCAAGAGCTATGCTGCACTGATGCAAGGCTATCTGATTCAGCAGGACGGCAACACGCGCGGCCGATATCTAGGTTCGGGCTTCGCACTGCACGCAGACGAGTTCGGTGCGGTTAGCGCGAGCAAGGGCTTATCGATCAGCACGCATGCGAAGGGCTACGACGACGAGCAAATGAGCGCAGACGAGGCGCGAACCCAGTTGCAGCAGGCGGGAATGCTGGTCGAGTCCCTATCGAGTGCGAGCACGACCGCGCAGGCGGAAACCCTGCAAGCGGGCCAAGACGCGCTCAAGGGGCTATCGAAGGAGATTCAGTACGCGGTATCAGGCTCAACGTCCGGCGGCGTGACGGCCGGCGGCGGCACGGGCAACGCGAACGGATTTGCGCAGCCCAACATTCTGGTATCGACGCCGAAAGATCTTGCACTCGTGGCGGACCGATCGGCCCATATCGTTGCCGAAGGCGAGGCGAATATCGTCAGTAACGGCAATACCCATGTTGCGACGGGCAAATCGATGATCGTGGCGGCCGCGGAAAAACTCAGCTTCTTCGCGCAGAAATTTGGCGCGTTCTTTGTCACGGCGAAAGGCCCGATCAAGCTGTCGGCCAATACTGACGACGTGAGTATCAACGCGGGCAAAGACGTGATGATGAAGGCCAAGCGCATCGTGCTCGATGCCGATGAAATCTGGATCAAGGCCGGCGGTTCGTACACTCGGTGGACGGCTGGCGGAATCGAGGACGGGACACAAGGCCCGCGCACGGTCAAGTCGGCATCCTTCAGCCGTCAGGGGCCGAGTTCCGTCGCTCAGCACCTGAACAGCTTGCCGCAGGCGAAATTCAATGATCCATACGTACTGCGAAATCAAATCACGGGCGAAGTGATGAAAAACCATCCGTACGAGATTGTGCGCGGCGACGGCACACGCATCAAAGGCATGACGAACGAATTGGGACACATTGCCGAGCAGAAGAACGAGGATGTCGAGTCGCTGAAACTCCACGCTTTGCGCCCTACTCCGAGTGCGGACGACACGTCAGCATGA